In one Lolium rigidum isolate FL_2022 chromosome 3, APGP_CSIRO_Lrig_0.1, whole genome shotgun sequence genomic region, the following are encoded:
- the LOC124703733 gene encoding protein LOL3-like has translation MQSQIVCHRCRRVLAYPAGAPSVCCALCRAITAVPPPAPAVEMAQLICGGCRTLLMYTRNADTVRCSCCSTVNLVRPVNNIAHVNCGRCRTTLMYPHGAPSVKCAICEYITNTGINTMSPTPCPRPTSNESAYNAPSTSAPTSHPQNVTVVVENPMTVDEKGKLVSNVVVGITPGKN, from the exons ATGCAGAGCCAGATCGTGTGCCACCGCTGCCGGCGCGTCCTGGCCTACCCGGCGGGGGCGCCCAGCGTCTGCTGCGCCCTGTGCCGCGCCATCACCGCCGTCCCGCCCCCAGCGCCAG CAGTGGAAATGGCTCAGCTTATATGTGGTGGCTGCCGAACTTTGCTGATGTACACCCGTAATGCAGACACTGTGAGATGCTCATGTTGCAGTACAGTCAATCTTGTCAGACCAG TCAACAATATAGCCCACGTGAACTGTGGTCGGTGCCGGACAACTTTGATGTATCCACATGGAGCACCTTCTGTCAAATGTGCCATCTGCGAGTATATCACAAATACTGGG ATAAATACCATGTCACCAACACCATGTCCAAGGCCTACATCAAATGAATCTGCATATAATGCCCCATCCACTTCTGCT CCCACATCTCATCCCCAGAATGTAACCGTTGTTGTTGAGAACCCTATGACAGTTGACGAAAAGGGTAAACTG GTTAGCAACGTCGTGGTTGGAATTACACCTGGGAAAAATTGA
- the LOC124696876 gene encoding uncharacterized protein LOC124696876 — protein sequence MAASTKPPFQSAWPNLPLDLLGDVLSRLPSLADRVRLGAVCRPWRTAAKLLPPPPPQLPWIALPDGSALDVANQRRQRLCVPKGDGPCYSAGENMFFIHHDDGRCSLVNGFSGAATPLRELAGALLESCKVKAFDDKLERKLYPDMQIKKVVVSSAAPSSPNHQHPLVAVLVSDSCLSRVLISTCRPAGEINSCVVTRAILLIVDIAFFQGKLYAHLRSFEELVAVDLGSGCLDKPTPLGVKHEVNLTSWIWPPGLPDQFYGTQFAQLIFDGILFVGTGIHRCTAVMDGWVKCPFFF from the exons ATGGCGGCGTCGACGAAACCTCCGTTCCAGTCGGCATGGCCGAACCTGCCGCTGGATCTCCTGGGCGACGTGCTCTCCCGCCTCCCTTCCCTCGCCGACCGCGTCCGCCTCGGCGCCGTCTGCCGCCCGTGGCGCACTGCCGCCAAGCTCctgcccccgcccccgccgcagCTCCCCTGGATTGCTCTCCCTGACGGATCCGCCTTGGACGTCGCCAACCAGAGACGGCAGCGTCTGTGTGTTCCAAAAGGCGACGGCCCTTGCTACAGCGCCGGCGAGAACATGTTCTTCATCCACCACGACGACGGGCGGTGCTCCTTGGTCAACGGATTCTCCGGCGCGGCGACGCCTCTCCGCGAGCTGGCCGGCGCTCTCCTGGAGTCTTGCAAGGTAAAAGCCTTCGACGACAAGTTGGAGCGTAAGCTGTACCCGGATATGCAGATCAAGAAGGTGGTGGTGTCCTCGGCGGCGCCATCCTCGCCGAACCATCAACATCCACTTGTGGCCGTTCTAGTCAGCGACTCCTGTTTGTCCAGAGTCCTTATTTCTacgtgccggccggccggcgagatCAACTCGTGCGTTGTGACGCGAGCCATCCTCCTCATCGTCGACATCGCCTTCTTTCAAGGGAAGTTGTACGCGCACCTCCGATCGTTCGAAGAGCTTGTCGCCGTCGATCTCGGCAGTGGCTGCCTCGACAAGCCGACGCCGCTAGGCGTCAAGCACGAAGTGAATCTGACCTCATGGATTTGGCCTCCTGGCCTACCGGATCAG TTTTACGGAACTCAATTTGCTCAGCTGATTTTTGATGGAATCCTGTTTGTGGGAACGGGAATTCACCGGTGTACTGCTGTTATGGATGGCTGGGTGAAGTGTCCCTTTTTCTTTTAA